GCTACTCCCCTGATCACTTCATACGTTACCGCAAACGGCCGCGGGAGGCGCCGCCGGTTCCTGATCGCCGGGCCAGCTATCCTGGCCGTTGGGCTATTTGCGCCAATAGAACGCAAATGACCGACCAGTTCTTTGACCCCCGGGAAAGTCTGCCCGATCAGCTCATCCTGTAATTGCTTCCTGGAAAAAGGGACCAGTTGAGCGGCGATCGCTTCCAGGGACGGAAATTCATTGACCCGAAAACCACAAGCCTTTAACTCTCCAAGAGATCTGGGGCCAAATGTCGAAAAAACGAACCGTCCGCCAGGAAGGAGTAATTTTAGCACATTACTGAATATCAGAGAGAGGTCCATCCATTGCAGGGCAGCGTTGGCAACGATCAGATCGTATCTTCCCTCGGTATAATTTTCCGCGTCGGCGACAACATATCTGATATTTGGGTGGCTCCTCTCCCGGGCGGCATCGATCATGCCTGGAGCAATATCTATCCCAACAACCAAAGCCAGCGGATATCGTTCGGCCAAAAGCCCGGTCAAATAACCCGTTCCACACCCCAGATCAAGGATCCTGGTGGGGGAACAATCAACCAGCATCGCCAGAAGCTGATCGGAGAGCTCTTTTTGCAAAAAAGCCTGATCGTCATATAAAGAAGCGCCGCGGGAAAAATTGGCCCGGACCATTTCTTTATTCATTGACAAACCCCGCTATCAACCGGCGCAATTCTTCCGGAGCTTCAACCTGGGGGACGTGGCCAACCCCCTTGAGCATGGCTAGTCTGCTTTCCGGAATGGTCTGATCAAAAAAATCGGCCGCCGCTGGTAGACAGATCTCATCATCGCATCCGTGAACGATCAAAGTCGGCAAACGAAGCTCGCCTGCTTCATCGCGTAAATCAATTTGGGCCAGTTCGGCCAGCTCTTTCATCGCCGAATCACGCGGCAGGTTTAGCTGGGCAACTCCCCCTCTATCCTTAAAGACCAATTCGTAAAATGGGTCCAGGCCGTGGTCCTTGATCTTTTTGGCCAACCGCTTCAAAAGCGCGGGAGGCAAACCGGAGGTATAACTTTCGTTGTTTAAAAACCTGGGAGTAGTGGAAACAAGGACCAGGCTGGCAACTTTGGCCGGGGCTAGCAGCGCGGTTTTGATCGCCAGCATCCCCCCCATTGACCAACCGACCAAACAGCATTCGGCCGGAAGCATTTCGGCCAAACGACGCGCTTCAAGGGAGAGGTCTTCAAAGCAGAGTTCCGGGGTCAAACCGGCTGCCTGCCCCTCCCAGATCCCTGGACCAATGGCAAAACCATGTAAATAAACGATTTCCATACTCTCTATGTTATAATTTTCAGGATGAATTATCAAGAAAGGATTACCGCGTGCCTGCTCTTGTTCGCCCTGGTCTTTTTCTCTCGGCCGGCGCTGGCGGAAGAGTCTTTTTCGTACAATGTCCTCCCTTACGCTTTTTACGACTCCTCGATCGGCACGATGTTTGGTTTATTTGGCGCCAGCTCCAATCTTTTCCAGCGGGGCGAATTGGTCAACGCCTACTTTAATTTCGTCGACAGCGGCGCCCGGGAGATCAACCTGGCCGGAGCTTTTCCCAGCAAGGAGCGGCGCTATGATCCGATCAAAGTCCCTCTGGCAATCGATGCCGAGCTATCAGTCGGGACAGCGGTTGATGACCGGTTTTACGGTTTGGGGATGGGGACCCCTGACAAGAATTATTCGAGCTATAACAATGACTATGCCAATCTCCGCCTTTATTTGACCAAACCGGTCACCAAAGAGCTCCGGTTGGGGGTCAAACTCCACGCCTCAAATAACTCCCTCTTCAAGATCAACAACCAGCTCAATCCGATCACCGCCGACCTAGAAAATACTTTGCGGCAGTATTATGTCGCCAGCTTTTTTTTAAAGGGCGAATCGTTTAACAACCTGCTTAACCCGACAGAGAGCTGGTCGCTCTCTTGCTCCCTCGATCTTGGAAGCAGCTCGGCTGATTTTGTCCGCTGGAAAGGAGAAGCAGCCCGAACTCTCCCCCTCCCCTACCCCGGACAAGCAATTGCCGGGCGACTCTCCTTATCGCAATTAAGCGGGAAAGCCATCCCCCTCTATGAATACGCGACTCTCGGCGGTCGGGATAACCTGCGGGGCTATCCCTGGTATCGCTTCCGGGGGTTGGGATCAAGCATGGTCAACCTGGAATATCGTTTCCCGATCTTCTGGGCGATTGGCGGGGTGCTCCTGTTTGACAGCGGACGGGTCTACGACCGGGCGGGAATGTTTGCCCTGAATTCCTGGGCGACCGATTATGGCTTTGGCGTCAGGCTCTATCTGCCGACCATGACCCTCCGGGCCGATTACAGCATCGGCAACGAAGGGGGTTTTGTCACTTTCTACTACAACCACGCGTTTTAGAAGGTGCTATAATTATTTTATGGACTATCAATCTCTGGCGAATCGCTTAATTGGCGGGGAAAAGCTGGCACCAGCGGAGGGACTGGAACTAATCTCGACCCCGGACGAGCAGACGTTTGCCCTGCTCTCTGCCGCCAACCAACTGCGTCATCATTTCAAGGGGAACAAGGTCCGGCTCTGCGCCATTGTCAACGCCAAATCGGGCCGCTGCAGCGAAAATTGTTCCTTCTGCGCCCAATCGGGACACTATCAGACCGGCGCCGAAGTCTATCCTCTCCAGCCGGCCGAGGATATCTCCGCGACCGCCAGGAAAGCGGAAAAAGAACAGCAGGCCACCTGTTTTTCGATCGTCACATCAGGACGAGGGGTCAATACCGAAAAAGATATCTACGAGATCTCCGGGGCGCTTAAAAAGATCAGCAACACGACCAGGATGAACCGCTGTGTCTCGCTCGGGATCCTTGACCGGCCAACTATCCGCCAATTGAAAGCGGCCGGGCTGAAAAAACTTCATCACAACCTTGAATCGGCAGAAAGTTATTTCTCCAATGTTTGCACCACTCACACTTTTGCCGAGCGGGTTGCCACCATCAAAAACGCCAAAGCCGAAGGAGTGGCGGTCTGCGCCGGCGGGATCTTTAACCTGGGGGAATCGCTGGAACAAAGAGTTGAATTAGCAATGACCCTGCGTGAACTTGAAGTTGATTCGGTCCCGATCAATATTCTCAATCCGGTCGCTGGAACTCCCGCCGCCGCTAAGCACCGACCAATTACTCCGCTGGAGGTCTTGCGATTGATCGCTACTTACCGTTTCATCATGCCAAACAAGGATATTGGTCTTTTTGGAGGAAGAGAAAAGTCACTGGGAACGCTGCAACCACTAATGTTCATTGCCGGGGCCAATGTTACTTTGGTGGGTAATTATTTGACCACGACCGGCCAATCGGCCGAGCAGGACCTGGCAATGATCAAGGCGCTTGGTTTAGAGATTGAGAAAACCGCGTGTTAGAATTTATCGATCAGGAGCTTGAAGCCTTGAAACAAACCGGACTTTATCGCTCCTTTAAAACAGTCACGAACTCCACCGGGCGTCTGATCGAGATCGATGGCAAAAAGCTCCTCAATTTCTGTTCCAACAACTATCTCGGCCTGGCCAATCATCCGCTGGTGATCGCGGCAGCCAACACGGCAACCAGCGAATTCGGTTTTGGGGCCGGTGCTTCGCGGCTGATCTCCGGCAACACCCTTTTGCACGAAAAACTGGAGAAAAAGCTCGCCGCTTTTAAAGGCCGGGAAGAGGCGCTGGTCTTTTCGACCGGCTACCTGGCCAACCTGGGGGTAATCTCCGCCTTAACCGGCGAAAACGATACGATCATCATCGATCGGCTCAACCACGCCAGCATTATTGACGCTTGCCGCCTTTCTAAAGCCAGGCTCCAGGTATATAAACATCGCGACTTGGCTTCTTTAGAAGCGGTCTTAAAACGATCGGCTAAGTGCCAAAAACGGCTGATCGTGACCGATTCGATCTTCAGCATGGATGGGGATCTCGCCCCACTCCCCGAGATCCTCTCCCTGGCAAAGAAATATGACGCGGTCACCATGATCGATGAGGCGCATGCGACAGGAACCATCGGGCCCAGGGGCCAGGGACTGGAAGAATATTACAATTTAAAAGGGCAGGTCGATATTATTATGGGGACTTTGTCCAAAGCGCTGGGGAGCCTGGGCGGGTTTATCGCCGGCGAGGCGAAGCTGATCGATCACTTACGAAACAAAGCCCGCAGTTTTATTTACACGACCGCCCTCCCCCCCAGCGCCTGCGCCGCCGCGCTTGCCGCATTAGAAGTGATCGAAGCGGAACCGGAAAGAAAAAAGAGGTTGCAACAAAATATTTGTTTGGCCAACACTCTTCTTGGAAACCTGCGACTAAACGTCGCGGTTTCCAAGGAACCAAGGCGTTCAGCCTCCGGTTCCTTGGAGCAGCAAAGCCCGATATTTCCAATAATCATCGGCGACAACGAGCGGACGATGCGAGTCTCGCAACAACTTTACGAGCGGGGCTTTTACGTTTCCGCTATCCGCCCGCCAACCGTCCCGGACGGAGAAGCCCGTTTGCGGATCACGCTCACCAGCGAACACACCAAGGAGGACCTAGAATGCCTGGCATCTTCATTACAGGAACTGATACCGGCGTAGGCAAGACCTACGTCACCCAATATCTGGCCGAGGAATTCCGGAAGGAAGGGCTCGACGTTGGGATCATGAAGCCGATCTCCTGCGGACCGGACAATGACGCCGTTCTCCTTAAAAAAAAGCTTAAGTTAAAGGATCCTATTCACCTAATCAACCCAATTCACCTCAAACCTCCCCTCTCACCCCTGGCCGCCTCCCGGCTGGAAAAGAAAAAGATCAACCTCAAGCCAATCTTTGCCGCCTACCGGGAACTGGCCAAACGCCGCCAAATGGTCCTGGTGGAAGGGGTTGGCGGAGTGGCGGTCCCGATCAGCACAAACTATTGCGTTATCGACCTGATCAAAGAGTTAAAACTACCGGTTATAATAGTCGCCCGGGCGGGGCTCGGGACGATCAACCACACCCTGCTGACGGTTGGCGCCTTAAAAGATCAGGAGATCGAGATCATGGGAATAATAATAAATGGCTTCCGGGGAAAAGAACTCTCCGAAAGGACAAACGCCCAGATGATCGAAGAGTTAAGCGGGGTTCCGGTGATCGGCAGGCTTAAATGGGAGAAAAACTGAATTCACAGCCGCAGTATTTTTGGCGGTAAACACCGAACTTTTTGGTTAGTACCAATCCCTTTTTATGGGCCTCGTCGGCATTTAACGGAAAAGTTCGGTATTTCAATTTATATTCCCGGGCCAGCTCTTCGCCAAACGCATTGATCGCCGAAACATCCTTGAACCGGCTAACGCTTAAAGTGGCGGCAAATTCCTGAAATCCGTTTTCGGCGGCAAATTCGGCGGTGTTAAGCAAGCGGAACTTAAAACAGAGCTGACAGCGCTCGCTATTCTCTCCGTAATTTTCCAATGGCGACCCCAAACGCTCCTTCAGATAAACCAGCCAACTATTGTGGTCATATCCCCCTTCAATGAAGTTTATTCCGTATTGAACGGCAATTCGCCTGACCTCCTCCAGCCGTTTCAGGTATTCCGCTTCCGGGTAGATGTTTGGTCCGTAAAAATATAGGGAGAACCGCTCAAGACGCCGCTTTTCAACATTGATCAAATAGTCAATGATCGGCAAAGCGCACGGGGCACAGCAGACATTGAGGAGAAGCCTATCCATATTTATATTATAACGTGGTTGGCCTAAAGATTACATCTTTAACTCTATCAACAAGATCATAGAGACCAAACATAATTCTATCCGCAACACCAAATATTTTGCCAAGCACCCTTCGCCAACGGCTCTCT
The Candidatus Margulisiibacteriota bacterium DNA segment above includes these coding regions:
- a CDS encoding methyltransferase domain-containing protein produces the protein MNKEMVRANFSRGASLYDDQAFLQKELSDQLLAMLVDCSPTRILDLGCGTGYLTGLLAERYPLALVVGIDIAPGMIDAARERSHPNIRYVVADAENYTEGRYDLIVANAALQWMDLSLIFSNVLKLLLPGGRFVFSTFGPRSLGELKACGFRVNEFPSLEAIAAQLVPFSRKQLQDELIGQTFPGVKELVGHLRSIGANSPTARIAGPAIRNRRRLPRPFAVTYEVIRGVA
- a CDS encoding alpha/beta hydrolase: MEIVYLHGFAIGPGIWEGQAAGLTPELCFEDLSLEARRLAEMLPAECCLVGWSMGGMLAIKTALLAPAKVASLVLVSTTPRFLNNESYTSGLPPALLKRLAKKIKDHGLDPFYELVFKDRGGVAQLNLPRDSAMKELAELAQIDLRDEAGELRLPTLIVHGCDDEICLPAAADFFDQTIPESRLAMLKGVGHVPQVEAPEELRRLIAGFVNE
- a CDS encoding outer membrane protein assembly factor; amino-acid sequence: MNYQERITACLLLFALVFFSRPALAEESFSYNVLPYAFYDSSIGTMFGLFGASSNLFQRGELVNAYFNFVDSGAREINLAGAFPSKERRYDPIKVPLAIDAELSVGTAVDDRFYGLGMGTPDKNYSSYNNDYANLRLYLTKPVTKELRLGVKLHASNNSLFKINNQLNPITADLENTLRQYYVASFFLKGESFNNLLNPTESWSLSCSLDLGSSSADFVRWKGEAARTLPLPYPGQAIAGRLSLSQLSGKAIPLYEYATLGGRDNLRGYPWYRFRGLGSSMVNLEYRFPIFWAIGGVLLFDSGRVYDRAGMFALNSWATDYGFGVRLYLPTMTLRADYSIGNEGGFVTFYYNHAF
- the bioB gene encoding biotin synthase BioB, which codes for MDYQSLANRLIGGEKLAPAEGLELISTPDEQTFALLSAANQLRHHFKGNKVRLCAIVNAKSGRCSENCSFCAQSGHYQTGAEVYPLQPAEDISATARKAEKEQQATCFSIVTSGRGVNTEKDIYEISGALKKISNTTRMNRCVSLGILDRPTIRQLKAAGLKKLHHNLESAESYFSNVCTTHTFAERVATIKNAKAEGVAVCAGGIFNLGESLEQRVELAMTLRELEVDSVPINILNPVAGTPAAAKHRPITPLEVLRLIATYRFIMPNKDIGLFGGREKSLGTLQPLMFIAGANVTLVGNYLTTTGQSAEQDLAMIKALGLEIEKTAC
- the bioF gene encoding 8-amino-7-oxononanoate synthase, with product MLEFIDQELEALKQTGLYRSFKTVTNSTGRLIEIDGKKLLNFCSNNYLGLANHPLVIAAANTATSEFGFGAGASRLISGNTLLHEKLEKKLAAFKGREEALVFSTGYLANLGVISALTGENDTIIIDRLNHASIIDACRLSKARLQVYKHRDLASLEAVLKRSAKCQKRLIVTDSIFSMDGDLAPLPEILSLAKKYDAVTMIDEAHATGTIGPRGQGLEEYYNLKGQVDIIMGTLSKALGSLGGFIAGEAKLIDHLRNKARSFIYTTALPPSACAAALAALEVIEAEPERKKRLQQNICLANTLLGNLRLNVAVSKEPRRSASGSLEQQSPIFPIIIGDNERTMRVSQQLYERGFYVSAIRPPTVPDGEARLRITLTSEHTKEDLECLASSLQELIPA
- the bioD gene encoding dethiobiotin synthase, whose amino-acid sequence is MPGIFITGTDTGVGKTYVTQYLAEEFRKEGLDVGIMKPISCGPDNDAVLLKKKLKLKDPIHLINPIHLKPPLSPLAASRLEKKKINLKPIFAAYRELAKRRQMVLVEGVGGVAVPISTNYCVIDLIKELKLPVIIVARAGLGTINHTLLTVGALKDQEIEIMGIIINGFRGKELSERTNAQMIEELSGVPVIGRLKWEKN
- a CDS encoding epoxyqueuosine reductase QueH; the encoded protein is MDRLLLNVCCAPCALPIIDYLINVEKRRLERFSLYFYGPNIYPEAEYLKRLEEVRRIAVQYGINFIEGGYDHNSWLVYLKERLGSPLENYGENSERCQLCFKFRLLNTAEFAAENGFQEFAATLSVSRFKDVSAINAFGEELAREYKLKYRTFPLNADEAHKKGLVLTKKFGVYRQKYCGCEFSFSPI